One window of Akkermansia biwaensis genomic DNA carries:
- the carB gene encoding carbamoyl-phosphate synthase large subunit, which produces MAKREDIRKILIIGSGPIIIGQACEFDYSGTQACKALRAEGYDVVLVNSNPATIMTDPGMADHTYIEPLTVERITAVIEKERPDALLPNLGGQTALNLASKLHEEGILKQYGVEVIGVDLEAIARGEDRIIFKETMDKIGVPVAKSEPVYTVEEAEKVAAQLGYPVVLRPAYTMGGTGGGIVYNVEELRQVVPRGLAASLINQVLVEECVLGWEELELEVVRDAKGQKITVCFIENVDPMGVHTGDSFCVAPMLTVPQDVQDRLQDYSYRILDAIGVTGGTNVQFAHNREDNRIIVIEINPRTSRSSALASKATGFPIASVSTKLASGITMDELPYWRKGSLEKYEPYGDYVVVKFARWAFEKFPKASDKLGTQMKAVGEVMSIGQNFKEAFQKAVRSLEIGRAGLGRVKKLEALSTPELREKITYGNSQRFFQIYELLRRGVTVEEIVKLTRITPYFIEQMKELADFDYELDAQTWDSLPLKTLRQAKEMGFSDKYLAQIFDIPEKAIRTRRIENGIVAAYRIVPVSGVENAEYYYSTYSGAPDEVAVSDKKKIMILGGGPNRIGQGIEFDYTCVHAAFTLRDNGYESIMINCNPETVSTDFDTANKLYFEPVTVEDVLTIYEKEKPEGVIVQFGGQTPLNIAQALKDAGVKILGTQPEGIRLAEDREYFRERMIALDIRQPESGTARSLEEAVELGRQIGYPVMVRPSFVLGGRGMEVIYDEENLKRYGVEAIQVSPEYPMLIDRFLDNAIEAEVDALADGTDTFVATVMEHIELAGIHSGDSACAIPPVTIAPKHVRTIEEHAAKIARDFQVKGILNVQFAICDDEVYIIEANPRASRTVPIVSKVTGISMARHATEIMLGKKLKDMNLKPQPCRFIGVKEAVFPFNMFPEVDPVLGPEMRATGEVMGIADNFGMAYYKAQEAAGCILPTSGKVLVTVSDRDKKFIEPIARDLISLGFQIVSTGGTAEYLRGQGVETEVVNKLHEGRPNLGDMITNKQIDLIINTPVDRTSMIDDSFIRMQSIQKKIPYMTTIAAARATVEGIRSAQHVKVSPRSLQEYHS; this is translated from the coding sequence ATGGCAAAACGCGAAGACATCCGCAAAATCCTCATCATCGGCTCCGGCCCCATCATCATCGGCCAGGCCTGCGAGTTCGACTACTCCGGCACCCAGGCCTGCAAGGCCCTCCGGGCCGAAGGCTACGACGTCGTTCTGGTGAACTCCAACCCCGCCACCATCATGACCGACCCCGGCATGGCGGACCACACCTACATTGAGCCCCTGACCGTGGAACGCATCACGGCGGTGATTGAAAAGGAACGCCCGGATGCCCTGCTGCCCAACCTGGGCGGCCAGACGGCCCTGAACCTGGCCTCCAAGCTTCATGAGGAAGGAATCCTGAAACAGTACGGCGTGGAAGTCATCGGCGTGGACCTGGAAGCCATCGCCCGCGGCGAAGACCGCATCATCTTCAAGGAAACCATGGATAAGATCGGCGTGCCCGTGGCCAAATCCGAACCGGTCTATACCGTGGAGGAAGCGGAAAAGGTGGCCGCCCAGCTCGGTTATCCCGTCGTCCTCCGCCCCGCCTACACGATGGGCGGCACCGGCGGCGGCATCGTGTACAACGTGGAGGAACTGCGCCAGGTGGTTCCCCGCGGCCTGGCCGCCTCCCTCATCAACCAGGTGCTGGTGGAGGAATGCGTGCTGGGCTGGGAAGAGCTGGAACTGGAAGTGGTGCGCGACGCCAAGGGCCAGAAGATCACCGTCTGCTTCATTGAAAACGTGGACCCCATGGGCGTCCACACCGGGGACAGCTTTTGCGTGGCTCCCATGCTGACCGTTCCGCAGGACGTGCAGGACAGGCTTCAGGACTACTCCTACCGCATTCTGGACGCCATCGGCGTGACGGGCGGCACGAACGTGCAGTTTGCCCACAACCGGGAGGACAACCGCATCATCGTCATTGAGATCAACCCCCGCACGTCCCGTTCCTCCGCCCTGGCCTCCAAGGCTACGGGCTTCCCCATCGCCTCCGTGTCCACCAAGCTGGCCTCCGGCATCACGATGGACGAACTGCCCTACTGGCGCAAGGGTTCCCTGGAAAAATACGAACCTTACGGCGACTACGTGGTCGTCAAGTTCGCGCGCTGGGCCTTTGAAAAGTTCCCGAAGGCCTCCGACAAGCTGGGCACCCAGATGAAGGCCGTGGGCGAAGTGATGAGCATTGGCCAGAACTTCAAGGAAGCCTTCCAGAAAGCCGTGCGCTCCCTGGAAATCGGCCGCGCCGGCCTGGGCCGCGTGAAGAAGCTGGAAGCCCTCTCCACGCCGGAACTGCGTGAAAAGATCACTTATGGCAACAGCCAGCGCTTCTTCCAGATTTACGAACTCCTGCGCCGCGGCGTCACCGTGGAGGAAATCGTGAAGCTGACCCGCATCACCCCGTACTTCATTGAACAAATGAAGGAACTGGCGGACTTCGACTACGAGCTGGACGCCCAGACATGGGATTCCCTGCCCCTCAAGACGCTGCGCCAGGCCAAGGAAATGGGCTTCTCCGACAAGTATCTGGCCCAGATTTTCGACATTCCGGAAAAGGCCATCCGCACCCGCCGCATCGAAAACGGCATCGTGGCCGCCTACCGCATCGTTCCCGTCAGCGGCGTGGAAAACGCGGAATACTACTATTCCACCTACAGCGGCGCCCCGGATGAAGTGGCCGTAAGCGACAAGAAGAAGATCATGATCCTCGGCGGCGGTCCCAACCGCATCGGCCAGGGCATTGAATTCGACTACACCTGCGTGCACGCCGCCTTCACGCTGCGCGACAACGGGTATGAATCCATCATGATCAACTGCAACCCGGAAACGGTATCCACGGACTTCGACACGGCCAACAAGCTGTACTTCGAGCCCGTGACCGTGGAAGACGTGCTGACCATTTACGAAAAGGAAAAGCCGGAAGGCGTCATCGTCCAGTTCGGCGGACAGACCCCGCTCAACATCGCCCAGGCCCTCAAGGACGCCGGGGTAAAGATCCTGGGCACCCAGCCGGAAGGCATCCGCCTGGCGGAAGACCGCGAATACTTCCGCGAACGCATGATTGCCCTGGACATCCGCCAGCCGGAAAGCGGCACCGCCCGTTCCCTGGAGGAAGCCGTGGAACTGGGCCGCCAGATCGGCTACCCGGTGATGGTCCGTCCCTCCTTCGTTCTGGGCGGCCGCGGCATGGAAGTCATTTACGATGAAGAAAACCTGAAGCGCTACGGCGTGGAGGCCATCCAGGTGAGCCCGGAATACCCCATGCTCATCGACCGTTTCCTGGACAACGCCATTGAAGCGGAAGTGGACGCCCTGGCCGACGGCACGGACACCTTTGTGGCCACCGTTATGGAACACATCGAGCTGGCGGGCATCCACTCCGGGGACTCCGCCTGCGCCATTCCTCCTGTGACCATCGCTCCCAAGCACGTGCGCACCATTGAGGAACACGCGGCCAAGATAGCCAGGGACTTCCAGGTAAAGGGCATCCTGAACGTGCAGTTCGCCATCTGCGACGATGAAGTGTACATCATTGAAGCCAACCCCCGCGCCTCCCGCACGGTGCCCATCGTCTCCAAGGTGACGGGCATCTCCATGGCGCGCCACGCCACGGAAATCATGCTGGGCAAAAAGCTGAAGGACATGAACCTGAAACCGCAGCCCTGCCGCTTCATCGGCGTGAAGGAAGCCGTCTTCCCGTTCAACATGTTCCCGGAAGTGGACCCCGTCCTGGGGCCGGAAATGCGCGCCACGGGGGAAGTCATGGGTATTGCGGACAACTTCGGCATGGCCTACTACAAGGCGCAGGAAGCCGCCGGATGCATCCTGCCCACCTCCGGCAAGGTACTCGTTACCGTCTCCGACCGCGACAAGAAGTTCATCGAACCCATCGCCCGGGACCTCATCTCCCTGGGCTTCCAGATCGTCTCCACGGGAGGCACCGCGGAATACCTGCGGGGCCAGGGCGTGGAAACGGAAGTGGTCAACAAGCTGCACGAAGGCCGCCCGAACCTGGGCGACATGATCACCAACAAGCAGATTGACCTGATCATCAACACTCCGGTGGACCGCACCAGCATGATTGACGACTCCTTCATCCGCATGCAGTCCATCCAGAAGAAGATTCCCTACATGACCACCATCGCCGCCGCCAGGGCCACGGTGGAGGGCATCCGTTCCGCCCAGCACGTGAAGGTATCTCCCCGCTCCCTGCAGGAGTACCATTCCTGA
- a CDS encoding PP2C family protein-serine/threonine phosphatase, with protein sequence MLQSSTVMTQQPFSQEPFLVSGLHGDQILGARSNQQDSFSILAGEDALVLLLADGMGGYSGGELASRAAVNGFTRTFERENRHSPGKRMKAAVVAANEEVRAARKKRGTDDDMGTTLVGAWIGPEGLRWVSVGDSLLLLIREEKMFLLNTLHQYSTELEQMVEEGSISREEALSHPSRHSLTSALMGKEVPLVDLHDECFPLLPGDRLLVASDGVGPYLDSLGPAGMRYLSLLSAEELVRSVLDGIGRDGAPNQDNATLICVEITGA encoded by the coding sequence GTGCTACAATCATCCACCGTCATGACGCAGCAGCCTTTTTCTCAAGAACCTTTTCTGGTCTCCGGATTGCACGGGGACCAGATTCTGGGTGCCCGCAGCAATCAGCAGGATTCCTTTTCCATTCTGGCCGGGGAGGATGCACTGGTTCTTCTGCTGGCGGACGGCATGGGCGGCTACAGCGGCGGGGAACTGGCCAGCCGTGCCGCCGTGAACGGCTTCACGCGGACATTTGAGAGGGAAAACCGCCATTCTCCGGGAAAGCGGATGAAGGCCGCCGTAGTTGCCGCCAACGAGGAAGTGCGCGCCGCACGGAAGAAGAGAGGAACGGACGACGACATGGGAACCACGCTGGTGGGCGCCTGGATAGGCCCGGAAGGGCTGAGGTGGGTCAGCGTGGGGGATTCCCTCCTTCTTTTGATCCGGGAGGAAAAAATGTTTCTGCTCAATACCCTGCATCAGTATTCCACGGAACTGGAACAGATGGTGGAAGAAGGCTCCATCAGCCGGGAGGAGGCGCTCAGCCATCCTTCCCGCCACTCCCTGACATCCGCCCTGATGGGCAAGGAGGTCCCCCTGGTGGACCTGCATGATGAATGTTTTCCCCTGCTGCCCGGAGACCGTTTGCTGGTGGCCAGCGACGGAGTGGGCCCCTACCTTGATTCCCTAGGACCGGCGGGAATGCGGTATTTGTCCCTCCTGTCCGCCGAGGAACTGGTGCGTTCCGTTCTGGACGGCATCGGCAGGGACGGCGCTCCGAACCAGGACAACGCCACGCTGATATGCGTGGAAATAACGGGGGCGTGA
- a CDS encoding class I SAM-dependent methyltransferase has protein sequence MNHTDRFTGRAGAYVQGRPGYPAAVLELLTQETRRKNPRLADIGSGTGILSRAMLERGWTVYGVEPNDDMRREAEFSLKDFSSFHSIPGTAEHTLLPSGTVDMVAAAQAFHWFDAAAFKRECRRILTPEGRAALLWNSRLEDSPIVREEGSIHRLYCPHFHGFSGGLAELTGRIGEFFDHRFRIFRFPNDLAYTREQYLQRMMSTSYALMEKDERRSSWLDALNGLFDRFEENGRLTVPNETVVYLGDCRK, from the coding sequence ATGAACCATACCGACCGATTTACAGGGAGAGCCGGGGCCTACGTGCAAGGGCGGCCCGGATATCCCGCCGCCGTTCTTGAACTGCTGACGCAGGAAACGCGCCGGAAGAATCCCCGCCTGGCGGACATAGGTTCCGGAACGGGCATTCTGTCCCGCGCCATGCTGGAACGCGGCTGGACCGTGTACGGCGTGGAACCCAACGACGACATGCGCCGGGAAGCGGAATTTTCCCTGAAGGATTTTTCCTCCTTTCATTCCATTCCGGGAACGGCGGAGCATACGTTGCTGCCTTCCGGGACCGTGGATATGGTTGCGGCGGCGCAGGCGTTTCACTGGTTTGACGCCGCTGCGTTCAAACGGGAGTGCCGCCGCATTCTGACCCCGGAAGGCAGGGCGGCCCTCCTCTGGAATTCAAGGCTGGAAGACAGCCCCATTGTCCGTGAGGAGGGGAGTATTCACCGGCTTTATTGCCCGCATTTTCATGGATTCAGCGGAGGCCTGGCTGAATTGACGGGCAGGATTGGGGAGTTTTTTGATCACCGCTTCCGGATATTCCGTTTTCCGAATGATCTGGCCTACACGCGGGAACAATATCTCCAGCGCATGATGTCCACCTCCTATGCCCTGATGGAGAAGGATGAACGGCGTTCCTCCTGGCTGGACGCCCTGAATGGGCTGTTTGACCGGTTTGAGGAGAATGGCCGTTTGACGGTTCCGAATGAAACCGTCGTGTATCTGGGAGACTGCCGGAAGTGA
- a CDS encoding NAD(+) synthase, producing the protein MFGYYRLASAVPQLRIADVDYNVDRLIAGFREASEKQAAAVVFPELSITGYSCGDLFFQPRLRQAALEGLRRFTEATEKSGTVAIVGLPFLYGDALYNTAAVVQAGRVLALVPKTMLPNYREFYEKRQFTSARALGTGTREITVNGAQVPFGTDIVFHDMSSPFSFGVEICEDLWSVIPPSSTLALHGARAILNPSAGTELTGKAAYRRELVKQQSGRCLCAYALSSAGVHESTTDVVFGGHCLIADNGRLAAESARFLRENFLILADVDFERLAAGRLSESSFNDNKPLPSTGEMLHVTLETDVPASPGLEYAFNPPRPFLPVPEHRDERCEEIISIQTAGIAKRMEHARVQRLVIGISGGLDSTLALLICARACRLLGRPASDILAVTMPGFGTTDRTRSNAVRMCRLLGAELREIPISDACLQHFRDIGHDPAERTTTYENVQARERTQILMDLANKTRGLVVGTGDLSEIALGWSTYNGDHMSMYAVNCSIPKTLIRCLIEHIAKESEPELAATLVDISNTPVSPELLPPSDDGTIEQRTEDVLGPYDLHDFFLFHFIKYGAPPNKILYLAEHAFRNEFQPEFIRRCLDIFIRRFFQQQFKRSCMPDGPKVGTISLSPRGDWRMPSDACGTIWTDQIS; encoded by the coding sequence ATGTTCGGATACTACAGACTTGCCTCCGCCGTCCCCCAGCTCCGGATAGCTGATGTGGACTACAACGTTGACCGGCTCATTGCGGGCTTCCGGGAAGCCTCTGAAAAGCAGGCCGCCGCCGTCGTTTTTCCGGAGCTGAGCATCACCGGATATTCCTGCGGAGACCTTTTCTTCCAGCCGCGTCTGAGACAGGCGGCCCTGGAAGGCCTGCGCCGTTTTACGGAGGCCACGGAAAAATCCGGCACGGTCGCCATCGTGGGCCTTCCGTTCCTGTACGGGGATGCCCTGTACAACACGGCCGCCGTCGTGCAGGCCGGACGCGTTCTGGCGCTGGTTCCCAAAACGATGCTGCCCAACTACCGGGAATTCTATGAAAAGCGGCAATTTACCTCCGCCAGGGCCCTGGGAACCGGAACACGGGAAATAACCGTCAACGGCGCTCAAGTTCCCTTTGGTACGGATATTGTCTTTCACGATATGTCCTCTCCGTTCAGCTTCGGCGTGGAAATCTGCGAAGACCTCTGGAGCGTCATTCCCCCCAGTTCCACGCTGGCCCTGCACGGAGCCAGAGCCATTCTCAACCCGTCCGCCGGGACGGAACTCACCGGGAAGGCCGCCTACAGGCGCGAGCTGGTCAAACAGCAGAGCGGCAGATGCCTCTGCGCCTACGCGCTGTCTTCCGCCGGCGTCCATGAATCCACGACGGACGTCGTCTTCGGCGGCCATTGCCTCATTGCGGACAACGGAAGGCTGGCGGCGGAAAGCGCGCGCTTTCTCAGGGAAAATTTCCTCATCCTGGCGGACGTGGACTTTGAACGGCTGGCGGCCGGCCGCCTTTCGGAAAGTTCCTTCAACGACAACAAACCCCTTCCCTCCACCGGGGAAATGCTCCACGTGACGCTGGAGACGGATGTTCCCGCCTCTCCCGGTCTGGAATACGCCTTCAACCCGCCCCGCCCCTTCCTGCCCGTTCCGGAACACCGGGACGAACGCTGTGAGGAAATCATCTCCATCCAGACGGCGGGAATTGCCAAAAGAATGGAACACGCGCGCGTCCAGCGGCTCGTGATCGGCATCTCCGGGGGGCTGGACTCCACGCTGGCCCTGCTCATCTGCGCCCGCGCCTGCCGGCTTCTGGGACGGCCCGCGTCAGACATCCTGGCCGTGACCATGCCGGGATTCGGCACCACGGACAGAACACGGAGCAACGCCGTGCGCATGTGCCGCCTGCTGGGAGCGGAACTCCGGGAAATCCCCATTTCAGACGCCTGCCTGCAGCACTTCCGCGACATCGGGCACGATCCGGCGGAACGCACCACTACTTACGAAAACGTCCAGGCCCGCGAGCGTACGCAAATCCTGATGGACCTGGCCAACAAGACGAGGGGCCTCGTCGTCGGCACCGGGGACCTGTCGGAAATCGCGCTGGGCTGGAGCACATACAACGGGGACCACATGTCCATGTATGCGGTCAACTGCTCCATCCCCAAGACGCTCATCCGCTGCCTGATCGAACACATTGCGAAAGAATCCGAGCCGGAACTGGCCGCCACCCTGGTGGACATCAGCAATACCCCGGTCAGCCCGGAACTGCTGCCCCCCTCCGACGACGGGACCATCGAACAACGGACGGAGGACGTGCTGGGCCCCTATGACCTGCACGACTTCTTCCTGTTCCACTTCATCAAATACGGAGCGCCCCCGAACAAGATCCTTTACCTGGCGGAACACGCCTTCCGGAACGAATTCCAGCCGGAATTCATCCGCCGCTGTCTGGACATTTTTATCCGCCGCTTTTTCCAGCAGCAGTTCAAGCGCAGCTGCATGCCGGACGGCCCCAAGGTAGGCACCATCTCCCTCTCCCCGCGCGGCGACTGGCGCATGCCTTCCGACGCGTGCGGAACCATCTGGACCGATCAAATTTCCTGA
- a CDS encoding DMT family transporter encodes MSWIYLVLAGLCEIGWPLGFKLSQAPGTGSGRFAACIAFSILSMALSGFLLWLAQRNIPIGTAYAVWTGIGALGTFMVGIIWFGDSSNVWRMLAATFLLIGIIGLKMAPGH; translated from the coding sequence ATGTCCTGGATTTATCTGGTGTTGGCCGGTCTCTGCGAGATCGGATGGCCTCTGGGGTTCAAGCTTTCCCAGGCGCCCGGCACGGGTTCCGGCAGGTTTGCCGCCTGCATCGCCTTTTCCATACTGAGCATGGCCCTGAGCGGCTTTCTGCTGTGGCTGGCCCAGCGGAATATTCCCATAGGCACCGCTTATGCCGTATGGACGGGCATCGGCGCGCTGGGCACCTTCATGGTGGGCATCATCTGGTTCGGGGATTCCTCGAACGTCTGGCGCATGCTGGCGGCCACCTTCCTGCTGATCGGCATCATCGGGCTGAAAATGGCGCCCGGCCATTGA
- a CDS encoding sialidase family protein, protein MSVACAVALPALGQEEKAGFPTDRAVTVFSAGEGNPYASIRIPALLQIGKGQLLAFAEGRYKNTDQGENDIIMSVSKNGGRTWSSPRAIAKAHGATFNNPCPVYDAKTKTVTVVFQRYPAGVKERQPNIPQGWDDEKCIRNFMIQSKNGGSSWSKPVDITRTTKRPTGVDIMASGPNAGTQLKSGPHKGRLVIPMNEGPFGKWVISCIYSDDGGKTWKLGQPTTNMKGLVNETSIAETDNGGVVMVARHWGGGNCRRIVWSEDGGETWGQVEDAPELFCDSTQNSLMTYSLADQPVYGGKSRLLFSGPSAGRRIKGQVAMSYDNGKTWPMKKLLGEGGFAYSSLAMVEPGVVGVLYEENQPHIKKLKFVPITIDWLTDGKDTGLAAGKKAPEIK, encoded by the coding sequence ATGAGTGTTGCATGTGCCGTAGCATTGCCGGCATTGGGGCAAGAAGAAAAGGCCGGCTTTCCCACGGACAGGGCCGTGACCGTGTTCAGCGCCGGGGAGGGGAATCCTTATGCGTCCATCCGCATTCCGGCTCTGCTCCAGATCGGGAAGGGACAGCTTCTGGCGTTTGCCGAAGGCCGATACAAGAATACGGACCAGGGGGAAAACGATATTATCATGAGTGTGAGCAAAAATGGGGGCAGGACGTGGAGCTCGCCCCGTGCCATTGCCAAGGCGCACGGAGCCACCTTCAACAATCCATGCCCTGTTTATGATGCCAAAACGAAGACGGTGACCGTCGTCTTCCAGCGTTATCCCGCCGGGGTGAAGGAACGGCAGCCCAATATTCCGCAAGGGTGGGATGATGAAAAGTGCATCCGCAATTTCATGATCCAGAGCAAAAACGGCGGTTCTTCCTGGAGCAAGCCCGTGGATATTACCAGGACGACCAAGCGGCCCACAGGGGTGGATATCATGGCTTCCGGCCCGAATGCCGGAACGCAGCTGAAGAGCGGCCCCCACAAGGGGCGGCTGGTAATTCCGATGAACGAAGGCCCGTTCGGCAAATGGGTGATTTCCTGCATTTACAGTGACGACGGCGGCAAGACATGGAAACTGGGCCAGCCGACCACGAATATGAAGGGCTTGGTGAATGAGACATCCATCGCGGAGACGGATAACGGCGGCGTTGTCATGGTGGCGCGCCACTGGGGCGGCGGGAACTGCCGCCGCATCGTGTGGTCTGAGGACGGCGGGGAAACATGGGGCCAGGTGGAAGACGCTCCGGAGCTGTTTTGCGACAGCACGCAGAATTCTCTGATGACTTATTCCCTGGCCGACCAGCCTGTCTATGGTGGTAAAAGCCGCCTTCTGTTTTCCGGACCCAGCGCCGGACGGCGCATCAAGGGGCAGGTGGCGATGAGCTATGACAACGGCAAGACCTGGCCGATGAAAAAACTGTTGGGAGAAGGCGGTTTTGCCTATTCCAGCCTTGCCATGGTGGAGCCCGGCGTAGTAGGCGTGCTTTATGAGGAGAACCAGCCGCATATCAAGAAGCTGAAGTTTGTTCCCATCACGATTGACTGGCTGACGGACGGGAAGGACACGGGGCTGGCCGCCGGCAAGAAAGCGCCGGAGATCAAGTAA
- a CDS encoding AGE family epimerase/isomerase, with product MKCNERHTMETKETLQSLDEWSRQELKDILDFYINYDYDPKGGFYGAVLRTLEPVREADRSIVLNARLMWTFASAYRLLKDPRYLEMANHAKDYIKEHFVDKEYGGAYWVVDAHGNPVDESKYPYGIAFIIYGGAELARASGSKDGLKLARDMYEALEKHALDSKHGGYFETFTRDWKRRDDSFNIPDPSLGSKALNTHLHMIESYTTLMLVDDDPKLRKTVGELIDIMTNKLLDQEYFHYKPYMTDDWKSTDTLFSFGHDIEGAWLLTEAAEAYGGKELVEKCKPVSVRIADACADGINPDTGGLYAEANEHGLVDRQMSWWVQSEAVIGFFNAFQLTNDPKYLALTMNVVDYIRNYVSDHSDGKFREWLSRGDLDAQDGDNEFRVNAWKGPYHNGRMCMELIERIAKMQA from the coding sequence ATGAAATGCAACGAAAGACATACGATGGAAACTAAGGAAACATTGCAATCTTTGGACGAATGGTCCAGACAGGAATTAAAGGACATCCTGGATTTTTATATCAATTATGATTATGACCCCAAAGGCGGTTTTTACGGAGCCGTTCTGAGGACACTGGAACCGGTCAGGGAGGCGGACCGTTCCATCGTGCTCAACGCCAGGCTCATGTGGACCTTTGCAAGCGCCTACCGCCTCCTGAAGGATCCCCGCTACCTGGAAATGGCCAACCATGCGAAGGACTACATCAAGGAACATTTTGTGGACAAGGAATACGGAGGAGCCTACTGGGTAGTGGATGCCCATGGCAACCCCGTCGATGAGTCCAAATATCCCTATGGCATTGCCTTCATCATCTATGGAGGAGCGGAACTGGCGCGGGCAAGCGGCAGCAAAGACGGCCTGAAACTGGCCCGGGATATGTATGAAGCATTGGAAAAACACGCCCTTGACTCCAAACACGGGGGATACTTTGAAACCTTTACTCGGGATTGGAAGAGGAGGGATGACAGCTTCAATATTCCGGACCCTTCCCTGGGGTCCAAGGCGCTCAACACCCATCTGCACATGATTGAAAGTTATACGACTCTGATGCTCGTGGATGATGATCCCAAGCTGAGGAAAACCGTAGGCGAACTGATTGACATCATGACCAACAAGCTGCTGGACCAGGAATACTTCCACTACAAACCCTACATGACTGACGACTGGAAATCGACGGACACCCTCTTTTCCTTCGGCCACGACATTGAGGGAGCGTGGCTGCTGACGGAAGCCGCAGAAGCATACGGCGGCAAGGAACTGGTGGAAAAATGCAAACCCGTTTCCGTCCGGATTGCCGATGCGTGCGCGGACGGAATCAACCCGGATACGGGAGGCCTGTATGCAGAAGCCAACGAACACGGGCTGGTAGACCGCCAGATGTCCTGGTGGGTGCAGAGCGAAGCGGTTATCGGCTTCTTCAATGCCTTCCAGCTGACGAATGATCCCAAATACCTGGCGCTCACAATGAATGTGGTGGACTACATCAGGAACTATGTCTCCGACCACAGCGACGGCAAATTCCGGGAATGGCTCTCCAGAGGAGACCTGGATGCCCAGGACGGAGACAACGAATTCCGGGTAAACGCCTGGAAAGGTCCTTACCACAACGGACGCATGTGCATGGAGTTGATTGAACGCATTGCGAAAATGCAGGCTTAA